The Helianthus annuus cultivar XRQ/B chromosome 16, HanXRQr2.0-SUNRISE, whole genome shotgun sequence genome includes a window with the following:
- the LOC110915555 gene encoding protein PIN-LIKES 7 — protein sequence MGFWTLFEVASMPTVQVIIVSVIGAIMATDRFDLLSYDIRRGLNKIVFVAFTPCLIFACLAESVTFQDIISWWFMPLNIGITFLCGGTLGWIAVKLIKPEAHMEGLIIAMCSTGNLGNILLLIIPAICTQNGSPFGNHNTCKVNGLSYSSFSMALGCFYIWTYTYQLIKNSAAKYNAMKEAKDLLKEPNKDLDSDEKTKLLNGDGKSCSTTADPENQNLVYQQLASKDGKKGASSSTLTETLQRLLEELLAPPTVGAVIGFIFGAVPWLKNLLIGDDAPLRVIQDSITLLGDGTLPCITLILGGNLVQGLRNASIRPIVIIAIVIVRYVFLPLIGIGVIRAAAALGLLPSDPLFKFVLLIQFTVPPAMNISTMTQLFDVGQEECSVLTMWTYIVAAFALTGWSTVFMSILT from the exons ATGGGGTTTTGGACGTTGTTCGAGGTGGCATCAATGCCTACAGTGCAGGTGATAATTGTGAGCGTTATAGGAGCAATCATGGCTACTGATCGCTTTGATCTTCTTTCATATGACATCCGCCGGGGCCTTAACAAG ATTGTGTTTGTGGCTTTTACGCCGTGCCTTATATTTGCGTGTCTTGCTGAGAGCGTCACCTTTCAAGACATCATCTCATG GTGGTTTATGCCTTTAAATATTGGGATAACATTCTTATGTGGAGGAACTTTGGGGTGGATAGCAGTAAAACTGATCAAGCCAGAGGCACATATGGAGGGCCTAATAATAGCAATGTGTTCAACAG GGAACTTGGGAAACATTCTTCTGCTAATCATCCCCGCAATTTGCACTCAAAATGGCAGCCCGTTCGGAAATCACAATACATGTAAAGTTAATGGGCTCTCATATTCATCGTTTTCCATGGCG TTAGGATGCTTCTATATATGGACATATACATACCAATTGATAAAAAACTCGGCGGCAAAGTACAATGCAATGAAAGAAGCCAAGGATTTGTTGAAGGAACCAAACAAAGACTTAGATTCAGATGAAAAAACTAAACTTTTGAATGGAGATGGTAAATCATGCTCAACCACTGCGGACCCTGAAAATCAAAAT TTGGTCTACCAACAATTAGCAAGCAAAGATGGGAAAAAAGGGGCGTCTTCAAGTACGCTAACGGAAACTTTACAAAGATTGTTGGAGGAGTTGTTAGCGCCTCCAACCGTTGGCGCT GTCATAGGATTCATTTTCGGTGCAGTTCCGTGGTTGAAAAACCTTTTGATAGGTGATGATGCTCCATTGCGGGTGATCCAAGACTCTATCACGTTACTGGG GGATGGAACCTTACCTTGCATCACACTTATACTTGGAGGCAATCTAGTACAAG GTTTGAGAAACGCAAGCATAAGACCTATTGTTATTATCGCGATCGTCATAGTGCGATATGTGTTTCTTCCCTTGATTGGAATTGGTGTTATTAGAGCGGCTGCGGCTCTAGGATTACTTCCATCTGATCCACTCTTTAAATTTGTGCTATTGATCCAGTTCACTGTCCCCCCTGCCATGAATATCA GTACAATGACACAGTTGTTCGATGTGGGACAAGAGGAGTGTTCAGTGCTTACAATGTGGACTTACATAGTTGCAGCATTTGCACTTACAGGATGGTCAACGGTCTTCATGTCAATTTTGACTTGA
- the LOC110920404 gene encoding uncharacterized protein LOC110920404: MVTSSHPATVTEAIRISVNLTEEAKSMNKFDKKGTEKTKEKHVESTSHDNKPKFSQCKKGSRPNNKKKENPTKKTGKAFVATAETELNGYAGNAPKCNRCGYHHNGGCRTIKCEKCGKMGHRTESCWSNNKGNRKEGKKDGGNGNGNGRGKNQDCFSCGEMGHFKKDSPKENKGHGRAFVIGAQEARQDPNLITGTFPVNDHFASILSDTDADFSFISL; this comes from the coding sequence ATGGTTACATCGTCACATCCTGCGACAGTCACCGAAGCCATCAGGATTTCTGTAAACCTTACCGAGGAAGCAAAAAGCATGAATAAATTCGACAAGAAAGGTACcgagaaaacaaaagaaaaacatGTGGAATCCACATCACACGACAACAAGCCGAAATTCTCTCAGTGTAAGAAAGGATCCCGaccaaataataagaaaaaggaaaaCCCCACAAAGAAAACGGGTAAAGCATTTGTGGCAACAGCAGAGACAGAACTGAACGGTTATGCAGGAAATGCACCTAAGTGCAACCGGTGCGGTTATCATCACAATGGTGGGTGCCGAACCATCAAGTGTGAGAAATGCGGGAAGATGGGTCACCGCACAGAAAGTTGTTGGAGTAACAACAAAGGGAATAGAAAGGAAGGTAAGAAAGATGGAGGCAATGGTAATGGAAACGGACGAGGGAAGAACCAAGATTGTTTTAGCTGTGGTGAAATGGGACACTTTAAGAAGGACTCTCCCAAGGAGAACAAAGGCCACGGACGAGCCTTTGTAATTGGAGCTCAAGAGGCGCGACAGGATCCAAATTTGATCACCGGTACGTTCCCTGTCAACGATCATTTTGCTTCTATTCTATCTGATACCGATGCAGATTTTAGTTTCATATCTTTATAA